In Arthrobacter sp. CJ23, the genomic window GGCTGCGCGGCCTGCCCGGGACGCCGGTGGCCCTGAACCTGGGCGGGATCGCCAACATCACGGTGGCCTCCGACGAACCGACGGCCTTCGACACGGGGCCGGCCAACGCACTCATCGATGCCGCCGTGACATACATGACCTCAGGTGCCCAGCGCTATGACCACAATGGCGAACTCGGTGCCCGCGGCACGGTCAACCACAGGCTTTTGGGGCAGCTGCTCGCGGAGCCCTACTATTCCTTGCCTGCGCCGAAGAGCACAGGGAAGGAATTGTTCCACCTGCCCTATCTCACGGCTGCAATGACGGCCACCGGCACGCAGGGCCTGGCACTCGAGGACGTCGTAGCAACGCTCGTGAGGCTGACCACACGCACTGTTGCGGCAGCTGTCGCATCGGCGCAGGGCAGCTCGGTGATCGCCTCCGGCGGAGGCACGCAGAACCCCACGCTCATGCGGGCCCTCGACGAGGAACTGGGCGACGTGGAGCTGCTGACCTCGGATGCCCTGGGGCTGCCGTCCTCCAGCAAGGAGGCCTTGGCTTTCGCTGTGCTGGGATACCTCACCGCGAACGGATTCCCGGGCACCCTGCCCGGCTGCACCGGGGCACGGCACGCAAGCGTGCTCGGCTCCATCACCCCCGGACTGAACGGCCTGCCGTCCGCGGTCCCCGCGGCGACGCCGCCGAGGAGCCTGCGCTTCGCCTGAGGTGCAGCCGGCCGCTACCGGGTGGCCGGCCGCTGTTTGAGGCCCACCCCTATTTGAGGACGTAGCCGCGCATGATGGTCATGATCGCGGCGATGCTCTGCTCCCGCGTGCGCTCGGGGTTGTACGTCTGCCGGTCCAGGCCCACCACAAAGATGGCACCCAGGGTGGCCGCTTCCAGGCTGCCCCGGGCGATCGAGCGGTCCACGGGGTAGCGGTCCGCTACGGCGTCGATGGCCCCGCGGATCACGGCCAGCAGCTCCTCGCGGAGTTCGGCGAAGACCTTGCCCCATTCGCTCGGCGTGCGCCAGTTCTCGCTGACCCAGAGCCGGGCGAAGGAGGGGTAGTCGTCCATGAAGTCCATGGCCTGGCCCACCATGCCCTCCATGGCCCCAAGGGGATCGCTGGCCTGGCCCTCGATGGCCTGGAGCCTGCCCAGCATGATGTCCACGCCGTGGCGCAGGAGTTGGGCGATCAGATCGGACTTGCTGCCGAAGTTGTAGTACACCGTGCCCTTGGACACCCCGGCCGCGGCGGCGATTTCGTCCACCGTGACCCCGGCCGCCCCGCGCTCGCCGATCAGTTCCATGGACGCCTCGAAGAGCCGCTGCTTGGTGGCGTTGGTGCGGGACGGGCGGAGCTTCTTTTCGGCGGGCGCCTCAGGCGCCCCGGCAGCCCCGGCCGCCGCTCCGGAGTCCTGGGTGCTCATACTGCGATCTCCGGCTTCAGGGTCTTGAGGGTCCACGTCTTGTGCTTGCGGACCGCCAGGGTGGACAGTCCCATTCCCAGCACAGTGTAGCCAACAAGGCTCAGCACGGTGGGCCAGATCATGGACAGCTCCGCGCCGTAGATCAGGTGCCGCATGCCCGTCACCACGTAGCCCATCGGCAGCGCCTCGTGCACCACGTGCAGCGGCATCGGGGTGGTCTGCCAGGGGAAGGTGCCGCCGGAGGAGACCAGCTGCAGGACCATGAGGACCAGCACCACGAACTTTCCAGGAGTCCCCATCAGCGCCACGATGCCCTGGATGATCGCGGTGAACGCCATGACGGCCGCCAGCATGAACAGCCACATGAGGACCGGGTGGGCGGGGTTCAGGCCGAGCCCGAGGTTTACCACCAGGGTCAGGATGCTGGCCTGAAGCACCGAGACCACGAAGAACGGCAGCCAGCCGCCGACGGCGATTTTCCAGGCGGGGGCGTTTGAGGCCAGGGCCCGCTGGGTGATGGGCCGCATGGCCTGGACCAGCATGAACACGCCGATCCACAGGGACAGCGTCAGGAAGAACGGGGCCAGCCCGGCACCGTAGGAGCCGGCCTTGGCCTGCGAGACGTTGCTGACGGCCACGGGGTCGGCGATCACCTTGGAGACGTTGCTCTTCTGGGAATCGTCCGGGTTAGGGATCTGGCCGGCGCCCTTGGCCAGCTCGTCGGCCAGGGTGTGGGCGCCCTCGGAGGCGGTGACGGCGCCGCTGGCGAGCTGCCCGGCGCCGTCGTCGAGCGTGGCGGCGCCCTCCGCGAGCGCCACCGCGCCGTCGAGCGCCTTCTGCTGGCCGGCGGCAAGGGTGGAAGCGCCGGAGCTGAGCTGGTCCGCGCCGGCCGAGGCCTGCGCGATCGCGTCCGTCAGTGCGGGCGTGGCCCCGGCAAGCTTGGCGGCGCCGGCGCTGACGGCGGCCGAGCCGTCCGAGAGCTGCTGGATCTTGGCGGCGTCGCCGGCGATTTTGGCTTTGGCATCCGCGACGGGGCCGGACGCCGCGGCGGCGTCGAAGTCCGCCAGGACCTTGTCCGCCTGCTCCCGGCTCAGCACCCCGGCGGCGACGAGCCGGGCGTTGGAGGCCAGCACGCGGTCCCGGAGGCCGGCGTCGAGCGTGTCCAGCTGCCCGACGACGTCTTGGACTTTCGTGTTCAGTTCGGCGTTTCCGGCGGCCACCTGGGCGGCGCCGTCGGCGAGCTTCCGCGAATCGGCGGGCAGGGTGGCTGTCTTGTTCTTCAGTTCGCTGAGCCCGGCGCTGAGCTTCCCGGCGCCGTCGTTGAGCTGGTTCGCGCCGTCGCGCAGCTGGGTCTGGCCGGCCACGAGTTCGCCGGTCCCGGTGCGGAGCTGGGTGGTGCCGTCGTGCAGGGTGGCGGCGCCGTCGCTGAGCTTGCCGATGCCGTCGGCCAGCTGGGCGGCTCCGTCGGCGGCCTTCACGATGGAGGTGTGGATGGTGCCGAAGCCGGTGAGGAGCTGGTTGGCGGTTTCCTCGCCCACTTCCTTGGCCACGGTGGAGTGGACCGCGGTGGTGAGCTTGTCCACGATGGTGCTCAGGAGGTAATTGTTGGCGTCGTTGGTGGTGACGTTAAGCATGGCCTGGTTGGCGGCGTCGAAGCTGCCGGGCGAGACCAGGTTCGCGGAGAAGTCCTTGGGGATCTTCAGGGCGAACGCGTAGGTGCCGGACTCCACGCCGGCATCCGCTTCCTCCGCCGTGGACACGGTCTTCCAGTTGAAGACGTGGCCCTCCACCAGCGAGTCGGCCACCTTCCGGCCGGCCTGCAGTTCGGTTCCGTCCGAGGCCTGCGCCCCGGTGTCCTCGACCACCAGCGCTGCGTCGATCTGGTTCAGGTTCCCGTACGGGTCCCAGTTCGCGTAGAGGTACACGGCGCCGTAGATCAACGGCACCATGGTCAGGGCGAGGATGGTCAGCTTGGGCAGGAGCCCGCCGGTCATGCGCTTGAGCTCGGAGCGGGCCAGCCGCAGAACAGTCACTTTGCGGTCCTTTGCAGGGAAGGTGTTGCTTGGTGTGTGGCCGGTTTTGGCCGGTGGACGGACGGCGAAACGGAGTTGCCGATCACCGCGGCGGCGCCCGTCCAGGTGTCCGGGAGGGCGGAGACGACGGCGACGACGGCGAGCGGCCGCCCGGCGTCGGACGCCAACTGCTCGAGGCGGGGGAGCCACGCGCCGGGGTCCGCGCTGTGCCGGTCCGGGGAGTCGAGCACCAGGAGGTCCGTGGCGGGGTCGGCCAAGGCGAGCGCGGTGAGGAGTTCGATGCGGCGGCCTGCCGGAAGCTGTTCGATCCACAGCCCCGCGATGTCCTCGAAGCTGTTGACCTTGAGCCACGGCTTGCTGAGGAGGGCCCCGCGGTACCGGCGGGGGATGAGGGCGAGGTCCTCGGTGACGAGGTCGCGGACGCTGAGGTGCTGTTCGGGCTCGTTGACGCCGGGGGAGTCCACCAGGGCGCTGGCGCTCCGGACCTTCTTGGTTTTGGCGTTGTTGTCCCAGCTCAGGAGGCCGCTGCCGGGCTTCATGCGGCCGCTGAGGGCGAGCGCCAATGCGGTCCGCTGCTCCTGCCCGTCCCCGGCCACGAGGAGGAGCTCGCCGCGGCGTGCCTGCAGCGAGGTGGCCGGCAGGAGGTCATCCCGGCGGCCGTTGATCTGGAGTTGCTGTACGGACAGCACAATGGGACCTTTCGCAGAACTGAGTGTCTCCTATCAGTCTAACTAAACTGACCGGTCAGTTCAAATAGATCCGCGCGAACGGGCACGTGAGGCCCTGGAATTGCCGGAATTGGGGCCTCAAATGTCCGCTCGCGCCGTGCCCGCTCGCGCCCTGGTCGGCCCGAAGCCCCGGCGCAGGAGGACGAGTCCGAGGACGAGGCACCACAGGACCGTCCCGACGATGGATGCCATGCCCAGCACCCAGAGGATGTCGTCGCCGGGCAGGAGTCCCAGCGCCCCGAGGATGCTGCTCACGATGCGGAAGGCAGGCAGGACCCCGAGGATGCAGAGAGGCAGCGGGAGGGCCTTCGTCCGGAGGCCGATCAGGCTCAGCCCGACGGCCCACAGGCAGAGCGCCAGGATGCCGCCGATCAGGACCGCCTGGCTGACCACCTGCGCCGCAAGGTAGGCACCCTCGCCCCACTCCGGCCTGAGGCCGGCCATGTGGAGCAGCGGACCGGACGAGCCGATCCGGACCCCGCCGCCGAACAGGAAGAACGCTGCCGCGAAGAGGCCAAACGTCGATGTGGCCCGCAGCCCCACCGCACCCGATGATGGCGCCAGCAGTGATCCCACAAGCTGCGCCACCGCCAGCACGGCAACGGTCAGGCTGGCGGCCATCACGATCAACATGGTGCCCGCCTGGATGAAGACCTCGGGATGCTGCTGGATGAACGCGACCATCAGCGCAGGGTCATCCGTGTCCTCGAAACCCAGTCGCTGCGGCGTGCCTTCCAGGACGAACCAGACGATGCTGGCCAGGGCGAAGACGATGGTCGAAAATGCTGCTGCCCTGGTGGTGCTTCTCACGATGCCTCCCTGTCCGTCCGCGCCGGGGCCAGCCCCGCGATCAGAGCCCGTATTTTTCCAGCAGCCGCAGCCACACCTCGCTCAACGTGGGGAAGGATGGCACCGCGTGCCACAAGCGGTCCAGGGGTACCTCGCCCACGATCGCGATGGTGGCGGCGTGCAGCAGCTCGGCCACGCCGGGCCCGGCAAAGGTGGCGCCCAGGACCACCTTGCGGTCTTCATCGACCACCAGCTGCGCCCAGCCCTTGTAGCCGGAGGAATACAACTGGGAGCCGGACACATTGATGGGCAGTTCCACGGAGGTGGCGTTGATCCCGCGGAGCAGGGCCTGTTCCAGCGAGGGCCCCACAGAAGCCACCTCGGGATCGGTGAAGACCACGCTGGGGATGGCATGCTCGCTGGCGGTCTGCACCACGGGACTCCACGGCTGCGGGGCGCCATGCATCTTGCCGGCGGCGCGGGCAACGATCGCGTCCCCGGTGGCCCGGGCCT contains:
- a CDS encoding anhydro-N-acetylmuramic acid kinase, with product MRIIGMMSGTSYDAIDAAAVDIARDGDALVLTPLGMVSEAYPGELRAALAAQMPPATTSMEQVCRLDTGIGQAFARLAVRANNELCDGTAELVASHGQTMFHWVESGRVHGTLQIGEPAWIAEATGCAVVSNFRSRDVAAGGQGAPLVSLFDAMWLRGLPGTPVALNLGGIANITVASDEPTAFDTGPANALIDAAVTYMTSGAQRYDHNGELGARGTVNHRLLGQLLAEPYYSLPAPKSTGKELFHLPYLTAAMTATGTQGLALEDVVATLVRLTTRTVAAAVASAQGSSVIASGGGTQNPTLMRALDEELGDVELLTSDALGLPSSSKEALAFAVLGYLTANGFPGTLPGCTGARHASVLGSITPGLNGLPSAVPAATPPRSLRFA
- a CDS encoding TetR/AcrR family transcriptional regulator; this translates as MSTQDSGAAAGAAGAPEAPAEKKLRPSRTNATKQRLFEASMELIGERGAAGVTVDEIAAAAGVSKGTVYYNFGSKSDLIAQLLRHGVDIMLGRLQAIEGQASDPLGAMEGMVGQAMDFMDDYPSFARLWVSENWRTPSEWGKVFAELREELLAVIRGAIDAVADRYPVDRSIARGSLEAATLGAIFVVGLDRQTYNPERTREQSIAAIMTIMRGYVLK
- a CDS encoding YhgE/Pip domain-containing protein; translation: MTVLRLARSELKRMTGGLLPKLTILALTMVPLIYGAVYLYANWDPYGNLNQIDAALVVEDTGAQASDGTELQAGRKVADSLVEGHVFNWKTVSTAEEADAGVESGTYAFALKIPKDFSANLVSPGSFDAANQAMLNVTTNDANNYLLSTIVDKLTTAVHSTVAKEVGEETANQLLTGFGTIHTSIVKAADGAAQLADGIGKLSDGAATLHDGTTQLRTGTGELVAGQTQLRDGANQLNDGAGKLSAGLSELKNKTATLPADSRKLADGAAQVAAGNAELNTKVQDVVGQLDTLDAGLRDRVLASNARLVAAGVLSREQADKVLADFDAAAASGPVADAKAKIAGDAAKIQQLSDGSAAVSAGAAKLAGATPALTDAIAQASAGADQLSSGASTLAAGQQKALDGAVALAEGAATLDDGAGQLASGAVTASEGAHTLADELAKGAGQIPNPDDSQKSNVSKVIADPVAVSNVSQAKAGSYGAGLAPFFLTLSLWIGVFMLVQAMRPITQRALASNAPAWKIAVGGWLPFFVVSVLQASILTLVVNLGLGLNPAHPVLMWLFMLAAVMAFTAIIQGIVALMGTPGKFVVLVLMVLQLVSSGGTFPWQTTPMPLHVVHEALPMGYVVTGMRHLIYGAELSMIWPTVLSLVGYTVLGMGLSTLAVRKHKTWTLKTLKPEIAV
- a CDS encoding ABC transporter ATP-binding protein; the protein is MLSVQQLQINGRRDDLLPATSLQARRGELLLVAGDGQEQRTALALALSGRMKPGSGLLSWDNNAKTKKVRSASALVDSPGVNEPEQHLSVRDLVTEDLALIPRRYRGALLSKPWLKVNSFEDIAGLWIEQLPAGRRIELLTALALADPATDLLVLDSPDRHSADPGAWLPRLEQLASDAGRPLAVVAVVSALPDTWTGAAAVIGNSVSPSVHRPKPATHQATPSLQRTAK